One window from the genome of Neospora caninum Liverpool complete genome, chromosome VI encodes:
- a CDS encoding putative 40S ribosomal protein S29: MTNLFNTRPKKYGPGSRQCRVCFNRHGMVRKYGLMMCRQCFRERATQIGFVKYR, encoded by the exons ATGACGAACCTCTTCAACACCAGACCGAAGAAATACGGACCCGGCAGTCGGCAATG CCGGGTGTGCTTCAACCGCCACGGTATGGTGCGCAAGTATGGCCTGATGATGTGCCGTCAGTGCTTCAGAGAGCGCGCAACCCAGATCGGCTTCGTCAAG TACCGATAA
- a CDS encoding putative TPR Domain containing protein translates to MIGSVITGLFLSARKDITSPSEKSYEVEGWIELRRQRPFRSCDHGSGPAIWVSGEAQHAFDVKERAGASHATLKCEELFERAYDKGVLASDKRIPAPSTLMGKTTVQILNNFWSGAQDTLQEALRHYPWFWPASVCKSELLVLLSRWDEAAQCARNLLRIDEDDLDSHTVLLLHAVAQKGDLDQGVLQVRTFFEMLAVQEPYSFALWLDSARLFLSMVGIHDDATEAILSFLRENNVADCQEQLDRANAQHKKRERLSPYHSLLLSTSKVRAGLKVDVADENVFVNLQEAMAHVDEAVSYTVRDFRSTFGLYFFTAFRANLLFDAASTYLDLACYGSLIKTLKPSTGNSVVELSVGFLTTATPSKDTSFVAEALAKASSVLGTLCHFMPGHGMAKAMMARVHLLQGDTEAARRTLRDALSSRAFSDDLGGTKSSIAAHFCLMLARLEQLAGQPAEGLAQLEKALSFDLHLKSTLPYYLIKADLHLQKTEFDEAVSTLEESQKLATPTPENFTAIGEALLEVYEPRGAVEAFERALHAKPGDRKLIRRIVAALVKTHQYERASTYASNSLREQPEDLELRLDLVALLFRLRRWQEAIETASVVDGDNTAYDGSFSLGAKVQILLLKVKALLSQTSSYSARGDEAELEDSALRTLHRCRVAIKRYLELHQRSAESASGEGAWRISRLGADVYCQLGAILERRKGEAEQAAQCFEEARELDSERTSALLALSRIRLRQGHLQAAEEYLSALQRLDPTNEGVSLIKSEIVAAALLDNVRHSPCDLVSHCFSLLRLHLPHFKALGDALALMRKQGLLIENYSTIITAIENLKQSTGSLYIEAGTNYCLGIIKRWRHFPHEALQHLNVARRHSSFYHDSMRHMVEICLDPGDRITVEALLANDADQHTLSSAPKAHATNAFEAERLLQEWHAAGPPVEMRRRLMTWQIEALAFSKDRGKMDLALKAVGDLLLQHRDDVPLLLAAAETLLVMRQTSKARVHLKRIYELAKVGIDPIAEAETERASLLLAELHIQAGKTDNAIPLITLVTNRNKECARAWELLGMCAEKRGQYEQSADHYGKVKGSLIS, encoded by the exons ATGATCGGTAGCGTTATAACCGGATTGTTTTTGTCTGCACGAAAG GACATTACGTCTCCCTCCGAGAAGTCCTATGAGGTAGAGGGGTGGATCGAACTTCGGCGACAGCGTCCTTTTCGCTCTTGTGACCACGGGAGTGGGCCGGCCATATGGGTCTCCGGGGAGGCTCAACACGCCTTTGACGTGAAGGAGCGCGCTGGTGCAAGCCATGCGACCCTTAAGTGCGAAGAATTATTCGAGAGAGCTTACGACAAAGGCGTTTTGGCCAGTGACAAAAGAATACCTGCCCCTTCTACTTTGATGGGCAAGACCACCGTACAAATATTGAACAACTTTTGGTCGGGT GCGCAAGATACTCTACAGGAGGCACTGCGGCACTATCCGTGGTTCTGGCCGGCCTCCGTATGCAAAAGTGAACTTTTGGTGCTGCTTTCCCGTTGGGACGAGGCAGCTCAGTGCGCTAGAAATTTGCTCCGGATCGACGAAGATGACTTGGACAGCCACACAGTTCTGCTTCTCCACGCCGTCGCACAGAAAGGGGATTTAGACCAGGGTGTTCTGCAAGTTCGAACATTCTTCGAGATGCTGGCTGTACAG GAACCTTACAGCTTCGCCCTTTGGCTCGACAGCGCGCGGCTGTTTCTTTCGATGGTTGGTATCCATGATGACGCTACTGAGGCGATTCTGTCATTTCTCCGCG AGAATAACGTTGCCGATTGCCAAGAACAGCTGGACCGTGCCAACGCGCAACATAAA AAAAGAGAACGGCTCTCGCCATATCACAGCTTACTCCTCAGTACGAGCAAAGTCCGCGCAGGTCTGAAAGTCGATGTGGCTGATGAGAACGTCTTCGTGAATCTCCAAGAAGCTATGGCACACGTCGATGAGGCAGTATCCTACACGGTCCGCGATTTCCGGTCAACATTCGGGCTGTACTTTTTCACCGCTTTCCGAGCAAACCTTCTCTTCGATGCGGCCAGCACGTATTTGGACTTGGCATGCTATGGGTCACTAATCAAAACTCTTAAACCATC AACCGGGAATAGCGTTGTTGAGCTTAGTGTGGGATTTCTGACAACGGCAACACCTTCGAAGGACACTAGTTTCGTTGCTGAAGCTCTCGCCAAAGCCTCGTCAGTGTTGGGGACCCTGTGTCACTTCATGCCGGGCCATGGAATGGCGAAG GCGATGATGGCTCGGGTGCATCTCCTGCAAGGCGATACGGAGGCAGCACGCCGAACATTGAGGGATGCCTTATCGTCTCGGGCTTTCAGCGACGATCTAGGAGGCACAAAAAGCAGCATTGCAGCTCACTTTTGCCTTATGTTGGCTCGCCTAGAACAGCTCGCAGGTCAGCCTGCGGAAGGGCTGGCACAGTTGGAAAAGGCTCTATCCTTCGATCTTCATTTGAAGAGCACCCTGCCTTACTACCTCATCAAAG CTGATCTCCACTTGCAGAAGACGGAATTTGATGAAGCTGTCAGTACGCTGGAAGAGTCCCAGAAGCTGGCTACT CCGACACCAGAAAACTTCACAGCCATCGGAGAGGCCCTTCTAGAAGTCTACGAGCCTCGAGGAGCTGTTGAAGCGTTTGAACGAGCGTTACATGCAAAGCCGGGGGACCGCAAGCTCATCAGACGCATCG TCGCGGCGCTTGTGAAGACGCACCAGTACGAAAGAGCAAGTACCTACGCCAGCAATTCTCTTCGTGAACAGCCAGAAGATCTGGAGCTTCGACTAGACTTGGTAGCTTTGCTTTTCAGGCTGAGAAGATGGCAGGAGGCAATCGAAACCGCTTCAGTTGTAGACGGTGATAACACTGCGTATGACGGATCCTTTTCGCTTGGTGCAAAAGTCCAAATATTGCTTCTTAAGGTCAAGGCGCTGCTCTCTCAAACATCCTCGTATTCAGCTCGGGGAGATGAAGCAGAGTTAGAAGACAG TGCCCTTCGTACCCTTCACCGCTGTAGAGTTGCGATAAAAAGGTATCTCGAGCTTCATCAGCGCAGTGCTGAGTCCGCGTCCGGTGAAGGGGCCTGGCGAATATCCCGTTTAGGGGCGGATGTCTACTGCCAGCTCGGGGCGATAttggaaaggaggaaaggcgaggcagagcagGCAGCCCAGTGTTTCGAGGAAGCCCGAGAGCTAGATAGCGAAAGAACGTCAGCGCTCCTTGCTCTTTCCAGAATTCGTTTGAGGCAGGGCCACCTGCAAGCTGCCGAGGAATACCTTTCCGCGCTCCAACGCCTTGATCCGACCAATGAAGGCG TATCACTTATCAAGTCGGAGATTGTTGCTGCGGCTCTCTTGGACAACGTACGACACAGTCCCTGTGATCTCGTCAGCcattgtttctctctcctgcgtcttcaccTGCCACACTTCAAGGCGCTGGGCGACGCTCTTGCCCTGATGAGGAAGCAAGGCCTTCTGATCGAGAACTACAGTACCATTATAACAGCCATCGAAAACTTGAAACAAAGCACCGGGAGCCTCTACATTGAGGCAGGCACAAACTATTGTCTAGGCATCATCAAGAG GTGGAGGCATTTTCCTCACGAAGCTCTTCAGCACCTGAACGTCGCCCGCCGTCACTCAAGTTTCTACCATGACAGCATGAGGCATATGGTGGAAATATGCTTGGATCCTGGTGACCGTATCACAGTTGAGGCTCTTT TGGCGAATGATGCAGATCAGCATACTCTTTCGTCTGCACCAAAAGCTCACGCCACCAACGCtttcgaggcagagaggctcCTGCAAGAGTGGCATGCTGCGGGGCCGCCCGTGGAAATGCGGCGACGGCTGATGACGTGGCAGATTGAGGCACTCGCATTCTCGAAGGACAGAGGGAAGATGGATCTTGCGTTGAAGGCTGTCGGAGACCTTTTGCTGCAGCATCGGGACGATGTGCCGCTCCTACTCGCTGCTGCCGAAACGTTGCTTGTGATGAGACAAACAAGCAAAGCTCGCGTGCATCTCAAGCGTATATATGAGTTGGCGAAGGTCGGTATCGATCCAATtgccgaggcagagacagaacgagcCTCGCTACTCTTAGCTGAACTGCATATTCAGGCCGGAAAGACTGACAATGCTATTCCTCTCATCACCCTCGTCACGAACAGGAATAAAGAGTGTGCCCGCGCTTGGGAGCTCCTGGGCATGTGCGCCGAAAAGCGAGGACAATACGAACAAAGTGCCGATCACTATGGAAAGGTAAAAGGCTCTTTAATATCGTGA